A region of Cellulophaga sp. RHA19 DNA encodes the following proteins:
- a CDS encoding SCO family protein, with amino-acid sequence MGAFFSKFKVFGIVLLIISAVIITLFYNALKPEVKLPIYQPADFNTELVDSTLLHKKKYHTVANFKLTNQNGETITQDNYANKIYVADFFFTTCLTICPTMTKNMAKIQEVIKDDEDVMLLSHSVTPEIDSVAQLKKYAIKKGVIDSKWNLVTGDRKEIYDLARKSYMAAKTDLNNPYSMVHTENFVLVDKEKRIRGTYDGTNPKEIKELLEDIKILKASYKE; translated from the coding sequence ATGGGCGCATTTTTTAGTAAATTTAAAGTTTTTGGCATTGTACTTTTAATAATATCTGCCGTAATAATTACGCTATTTTACAATGCTTTAAAGCCAGAAGTAAAGCTTCCTATTTACCAACCTGCAGACTTTAACACAGAATTGGTAGACTCTACACTTTTACATAAAAAAAAGTACCATACAGTTGCCAATTTTAAACTTACAAACCAAAACGGAGAAACTATTACTCAAGACAATTATGCCAATAAAATTTATGTAGCAGATTTCTTTTTTACCACCTGCCTAACTATATGTCCTACTATGACAAAAAATATGGCAAAAATACAAGAGGTTATTAAAGACGATGAAGATGTTATGCTATTGTCACATTCTGTTACTCCAGAGATAGATTCTGTTGCTCAACTAAAAAAATACGCTATTAAAAAAGGGGTTATAGATAGTAAATGGAATTTAGTAACTGGAGACAGAAAAGAAATTTATGATCTTGCGCGCAAGTCTTATATGGCTGCAAAAACAGACCTTAACAACCCATACAGTATGGTGCATACAGAAAATTTTGTTTTAGTTGATAAAGAAAAACGTATTCGTGGCACTTATGATGGTACAAACCCTAAGGAAATTAAAGAGCTATTAGAGGATATCAAAATTTTAAAAGCATCATATAAAGAGTAA
- a CDS encoding SusD/RagB family nutrient-binding outer membrane lipoprotein: MKKFSIYILCAIFFTVSCTDIEELQDDPNRATAVSPDLLLTNIQTLAFNTVSLNSALASRYLAFTDGVNENQYYNWQQASFANYDNIKQVHKMIEESKNAESEVYAILGKFFNSYFITELTLVFGDVPYSQAIAVEEQVYAPVYDTQEEIFLKVLTDLKSASNELAANDELILGDVIYNGDKQQWQKLINSYYLRVLLMLSNKTDVASLNVVGRFKEVVDNPSKYPLFSSNNDNGALTFVNIQNNRYPLFNNNNLQTAYYLEESFVSKLKSLEDPRLFVFAEKMPSASALDETDFNAYGGLYGSAVFSDNATKAVAGNASRIAPRYYNDPVNESSLLIGYAELQFILAEAVVKGWISGDAFAYYAEGIKASMEFYGIANTDDYLANPNVQLNVTNPIESIATQKHIALFLNTGWQMFYDQRRTGYPEFNVDGGGTLNEARIPKRWLYPTSESTNNPENLEEAINRQFTSGDNINSQMWILK, translated from the coding sequence ATGAAAAAATTTAGTATATACATTTTATGTGCAATTTTCTTTACAGTAAGTTGTACAGATATAGAAGAGTTGCAAGATGATCCTAACAGAGCAACAGCAGTTAGTCCAGATTTATTGCTAACCAACATTCAAACCCTAGCATTTAATACTGTTAGTTTAAATAGTGCTTTGGCTAGTAGGTATTTAGCATTTACAGATGGTGTTAATGAAAATCAATACTACAATTGGCAACAAGCTTCTTTTGCTAATTATGACAATATAAAGCAAGTTCATAAAATGATAGAAGAGAGCAAGAATGCAGAGTCTGAGGTTTATGCTATTTTGGGCAAGTTCTTTAACTCGTACTTTATAACAGAGCTTACATTGGTTTTTGGTGATGTCCCTTACAGCCAGGCTATTGCTGTAGAGGAGCAAGTTTATGCACCTGTATATGACACACAAGAAGAAATTTTTTTAAAGGTGTTAACAGATTTAAAATCGGCATCTAATGAGCTTGCTGCTAATGATGAACTTATTTTGGGTGATGTAATTTACAATGGAGATAAACAGCAATGGCAAAAGTTAATTAACTCGTACTACTTAAGAGTTTTGTTAATGTTGTCTAATAAAACAGATGTTGCATCTTTAAATGTTGTGGGTAGGTTTAAAGAGGTGGTAGATAACCCAAGTAAATATCCTTTGTTTAGTTCTAATAATGATAATGGGGCGTTAACTTTTGTAAACATACAAAACAATCGTTACCCGTTATTTAACAACAACAACTTGCAAACTGCATATTATTTAGAGGAGTCTTTTGTAAGTAAATTGAAAAGCTTAGAAGACCCAAGGTTATTTGTTTTTGCAGAGAAAATGCCAAGTGCTTCTGCTTTAGATGAAACAGATTTTAATGCTTATGGAGGATTATATGGTAGTGCTGTTTTTAGTGATAATGCAACCAAGGCGGTAGCTGGTAATGCATCTAGAATTGCTCCAAGGTATTATAATGATCCTGTTAATGAGTCTAGCTTGTTAATTGGTTATGCAGAGCTACAGTTTATTTTAGCAGAAGCCGTTGTAAAAGGATGGATTTCTGGTGATGCTTTTGCGTATTATGCAGAGGGTATTAAGGCCTCTATGGAGTTTTATGGTATTGCAAATACTGATGATTATTTGGCAAACCCAAATGTGCAACTCAATGTCACAAACCCTATAGAGAGTATTGCAACTCAAAAACACATAGCGTTGTTTTTAAATACTGGTTGGCAAATGTTTTATGACCAACGTAGAACGGGTTATCCAGAATTTAATGTAGACGGAGGCGGTACATTAAACGAAGCTAGAATACCAAAAAGATGGTTGTACCCAACAAGTGAGTCTACTAATAACCCTGAAAATTTAGAGGAAGCTATTAATAGGCAGTTTACTAGTGGTGATAATATTAATTCACAAATGTGGATTTTAAAGTAA
- a CDS encoding alkaline phosphatase family protein, producing MENKIIYVVFVMCLIVQVGFTQQTHKAIKNKKVVFVIVDGISTDMLQKAPSPFLDSIANIGSYTKAYVGGKKGGYSQTPTISAVGYNSLLTGTWVNKHNVYGNSIKKPNYNYPTIFKVFKDEYPSKKTAIFSTWLDNRTKLIEGESETKNLELDYAFDGFELDTINYPHDVYKQYIKKIDNDVAVEAARYIKTDAPDLSWVYLEYADDVGHGLGDSPQLDDAITYEDALVGKIWNAIKIREANFNEDWLLVVTTDHGRSPKDGRHHGGQTDRERATWIVTNEKNTNNYFKNETLAITDIYPTMLRFLNIDVSKDIAYEIDGTPFIGEVDAYGLSAVKEGDKIVVRWKSNSDKNVKGTIYTSATNQFKEGKKDTYTKEVTVSLTSEETTLSLKKHTGKMLKIVLETPNNVLNTWYINNN from the coding sequence ATGGAGAATAAAATTATATATGTAGTATTTGTTATGTGCTTAATTGTGCAGGTAGGTTTTACTCAACAAACTCACAAGGCTATAAAAAACAAGAAAGTAGTGTTTGTTATAGTAGATGGTATTTCTACAGATATGCTACAAAAAGCTCCAAGTCCTTTTTTAGATAGTATAGCTAATATTGGGAGTTATACTAAAGCCTATGTGGGTGGTAAAAAAGGAGGTTACTCGCAAACACCAACAATTTCTGCGGTAGGTTATAATAGTCTGCTTACAGGTACTTGGGTTAATAAACACAATGTATATGGTAACAGTATTAAAAAGCCAAATTACAATTATCCAACAATTTTTAAGGTATTTAAAGATGAATATCCGTCTAAAAAAACAGCTATTTTTTCTACTTGGCTAGATAACAGAACAAAGCTTATTGAGGGAGAATCTGAAACAAAAAATTTAGAGCTAGATTATGCTTTTGATGGTTTTGAATTAGACACCATTAATTATCCTCATGATGTTTACAAGCAATACATTAAAAAAATTGATAATGATGTGGCTGTTGAGGCTGCTAGATATATAAAAACAGATGCACCAGACTTGTCCTGGGTGTATTTAGAGTATGCAGATGATGTTGGCCACGGTTTAGGTGATAGTCCGCAACTAGATGATGCAATTACGTATGAAGATGCTTTGGTTGGCAAAATATGGAATGCTATTAAAATACGTGAAGCTAATTTTAATGAAGATTGGTTGTTGGTAGTTACTACAGACCATGGTCGTAGTCCTAAAGATGGACGCCATCATGGAGGGCAAACAGATAGGGAGCGTGCTACTTGGATTGTAACTAATGAGAAAAACACTAACAATTATTTTAAAAATGAAACCCTAGCAATTACAGACATTTATCCAACTATGCTTCGTTTTTTAAATATTGATGTTTCAAAAGATATTGCTTATGAAATTGACGGAACTCCTTTTATAGGCGAGGTAGATGCTTATGGTTTATCCGCTGTTAAAGAAGGCGACAAAATTGTTGTTCGCTGGAAAAGTAATTCAGACAAAAACGTAAAAGGAACAATTTATACTTCTGCTACAAATCAATTTAAAGAAGGAAAAAAAGATACTTACACAAAGGAGGTAACAGTGAGTTTGACTAGTGAAGAGACTACGCTATCGCTTAAAAAGCATACGGGCAAGATGTTAAAAATAGTATTAGAGACTCCAAATAATGTGCTAAATACTTGGTACATAAACAATAACTAA
- a CDS encoding TetR family transcriptional regulator, with protein sequence MGRKSVSVQRRKEIIKAFYKVAKDIGLENTSIAKVAEHLSISNGLIMHYFKTKDELLIGLNEFILEQHLNIVQNDENGEINSKQKLDNLITSLFSRNWNKYFDDGVFYSCYALIYRKKDFNESFKSYLQALHTVLHKKLTEAKEHQIITNTNIDEITEVIFALIDGAYYYLGLFNEKTEDYKQKEAIYIKYALNILEFKNE encoded by the coding sequence ATGGGAAGAAAAAGTGTATCTGTACAAAGACGAAAAGAAATTATAAAAGCATTTTACAAAGTTGCTAAAGACATAGGCCTAGAAAACACCTCTATTGCTAAGGTTGCAGAACATTTAAGCATAAGTAACGGCTTAATAATGCACTACTTTAAAACCAAAGATGAGCTATTAATTGGCTTAAATGAGTTTATATTAGAACAGCACTTAAACATTGTACAAAATGACGAAAATGGAGAAATAAACTCAAAACAAAAACTTGACAATCTAATAACGTCACTTTTTTCTAGAAACTGGAACAAATATTTTGATGATGGAGTTTTTTATAGTTGCTACGCTTTAATTTACAGGAAAAAAGATTTTAACGAAAGCTTTAAAAGCTACCTACAAGCGCTACACACGGTTTTACACAAAAAACTAACAGAAGCAAAAGAGCACCAAATTATTACCAATACAAACATTGATGAAATAACAGAGGTAATTTTTGCCTTAATAGATGGAGCTTACTATTATCTGGGACTTTTTAATGAAAAAACAGAAGATTACAAGCAAAAAGAAGCTATTTATATTAAGTATGCGTTAAATATACTAGAATTTAAAAACGAGTAA
- a CDS encoding SusC/RagA family TonB-linked outer membrane protein: MNFRITFIVMLFVCCFSYGQQTITGSVVDEGNTPLMGVSIVVANTTNGTTTDFDGNYTINAAKGDVLTFSSMGFKTKQITVLNAAVINVTLLEDAAALEEVVVTALGIKREKKALGYAVQEVKGASLEKAKEPNLVNSLTGKVAGLNIKNSTDLFQNPEISLRGATPLVVIDGIPDRSADIWKINSDDVESISVLKGATASALYGSAGRNGAIMITSKKGEKGRLTVTVNSSVLFQPSFIKVPDVQRVYGNGNQGQYAYINGLGSGSEGGGWIWGPKVNQLDPSTVSGFFETTQYNSPTDAAGNLIPIPFTSRGKDNIKDFFQTGSIQTNNVSVNWGNDKASYRMSVSNVYQKGIVPNTDLGNTSFAIGGTLNPSDNFKVSSNLTYNKQYTDNFPEVGYGPTNYLYNLVLWTGVDVDVKDLRNYWREGQEGYQQRHFNVSYYNNPYFQAYEYERGYDKDNIYGNVAFEYNITPELSVKSTSGINVYSLNRTYKEPKSYVGYGNKSLGNFTNADSRYFDIITDFGLKFEKNFSDNFTLKSEVAYSNYYRKSTAASTQTDGLNIPGFYNLANNAGVSYIASNLEQEEAIKSVYGFVDMSFYNAFYLSITGRNDKVSTLPKENNSFFYPSVSGSLVLSSLFDMPQAISFAKLRGSWSRVSEGKIGDDPYSYIQAYDKGTTWNGNTSASFGSSLLSPGLEPETSDTWEVGANVRLFNNRLGLDVAYFEAKDYNNLIYSPISEGSGFESILLNGDEYKRKGLEFVFDAKPIQTANFSWDMLVNFSRFRRFQEEIYGDREQTEGFVKVGERTDQIYANVYQTNSSGEVIYENGFPVNDPYQRYIGDDDPDWTYGITNTFKYKNLNLSFLFDGRIGGLIYSTTNQKMWWGGKHKGTVKQFRDDANNGISSYIAPGVKVVSGTATYDVNGNITSDTRTYAPNDVAVNYINFMQTTSNGQNKNYHYYKESFVKLREVTLTYNFPKKALTNTPIHEFSLSLIGRNLWLNSDVPNVDPDSGVDALQAPSTRNIGLNLNVKF; the protein is encoded by the coding sequence ATGAATTTTAGAATTACGTTTATTGTAATGTTGTTTGTATGCTGTTTTAGCTACGGACAACAAACTATTACGGGGAGTGTTGTAGATGAGGGCAATACACCATTAATGGGTGTTAGCATTGTAGTTGCTAATACTACAAATGGTACAACAACAGATTTTGATGGTAATTATACCATTAATGCTGCAAAGGGAGATGTGCTTACATTTTCATCAATGGGGTTTAAAACAAAGCAAATTACGGTTTTAAATGCTGCAGTAATTAATGTTACTCTTTTAGAAGATGCTGCGGCATTAGAAGAGGTAGTGGTAACGGCTTTAGGTATTAAAAGAGAAAAGAAAGCATTGGGTTACGCTGTACAAGAAGTTAAGGGAGCTTCTTTAGAAAAAGCTAAAGAGCCTAACTTGGTAAATTCTTTAACGGGTAAAGTAGCTGGTTTAAATATTAAAAACTCTACCGACTTATTTCAGAATCCTGAAATTAGTTTAAGAGGAGCAACACCATTAGTTGTTATAGATGGTATACCAGACCGCTCTGCAGATATTTGGAAAATTAATTCTGATGATGTAGAAAGTATTAGTGTGCTTAAAGGTGCAACTGCATCTGCTCTTTATGGTTCTGCTGGTAGAAACGGAGCTATAATGATTACAAGTAAAAAAGGAGAAAAAGGAAGGTTAACTGTAACAGTTAATAGTTCAGTACTTTTTCAACCTTCTTTTATAAAAGTACCAGATGTACAAAGGGTTTATGGCAATGGTAATCAAGGGCAATACGCGTATATTAACGGTTTAGGTAGTGGCTCTGAAGGTGGTGGCTGGATTTGGGGACCTAAAGTAAATCAATTAGATCCAAGTACAGTAAGCGGTTTTTTTGAAACTACACAATACAATAGTCCTACAGATGCTGCTGGTAATTTAATTCCAATTCCGTTTACATCTAGAGGTAAAGATAATATCAAAGATTTTTTTCAAACAGGATCTATACAAACCAATAACGTAAGTGTAAATTGGGGTAATGATAAAGCTAGTTATAGAATGTCTGTGTCTAACGTATATCAAAAGGGTATTGTTCCTAATACAGATTTGGGGAACACTTCTTTTGCAATTGGTGGCACATTAAATCCGTCTGATAATTTTAAAGTAAGTTCTAACTTAACTTACAATAAACAATACACAGATAATTTTCCTGAAGTTGGTTACGGACCAACAAATTATTTGTACAATTTGGTTTTGTGGACAGGTGTAGATGTAGATGTTAAAGATTTGCGTAACTATTGGAGAGAGGGGCAAGAGGGTTACCAACAAAGACATTTTAATGTGTCATATTATAACAATCCTTATTTTCAGGCATATGAGTATGAGCGTGGTTATGATAAAGATAATATTTACGGTAATGTTGCCTTTGAGTATAATATTACGCCAGAACTAAGTGTAAAAAGCACAAGCGGTATAAATGTTTACAGCTTAAACAGAACGTATAAAGAGCCTAAAAGTTATGTAGGGTATGGTAATAAATCTCTTGGTAATTTTACCAATGCAGATAGTAGATATTTTGATATTATTACAGATTTTGGTTTAAAGTTTGAAAAGAATTTTTCAGATAATTTTACACTAAAAAGTGAAGTTGCTTACTCTAACTACTATCGTAAATCTACAGCTGCAAGTACGCAAACAGATGGTTTAAATATTCCTGGTTTTTACAATTTGGCTAATAATGCTGGGGTAAGTTATATTGCCTCTAACTTAGAGCAAGAAGAAGCTATAAAGAGTGTTTATGGTTTTGTAGATATGTCTTTTTACAATGCATTTTACTTGTCTATTACTGGTAGAAACGATAAGGTATCTACATTGCCAAAAGAAAACAATTCTTTCTTTTACCCATCTGTATCTGGTTCTTTAGTTTTATCTAGTCTTTTTGATATGCCACAGGCTATTAGTTTTGCAAAATTAAGAGGTTCTTGGTCTAGAGTGTCAGAAGGTAAAATAGGAGACGATCCTTATAGTTATATACAAGCTTATGATAAGGGAACAACGTGGAACGGAAATACGTCAGCTTCTTTTGGATCTAGCTTGCTTTCTCCTGGTTTAGAACCAGAAACATCAGACACTTGGGAGGTTGGTGCAAATGTTAGGTTGTTTAATAATCGTTTAGGTTTAGATGTTGCTTATTTTGAAGCTAAAGATTACAATAACCTAATTTATAGTCCAATTTCTGAAGGATCTGGGTTTGAGAGTATTTTACTTAATGGAGATGAGTATAAGCGTAAGGGCTTAGAGTTTGTTTTTGACGCTAAGCCTATACAAACAGCTAATTTTAGTTGGGATATGCTTGTAAACTTTAGTAGGTTTAGAAGGTTTCAAGAAGAAATTTACGGAGATAGAGAGCAAACAGAAGGTTTTGTAAAAGTTGGTGAACGTACAGATCAAATTTATGCTAACGTATACCAAACTAATTCTAGCGGTGAGGTTATTTATGAAAATGGTTTCCCTGTAAACGATCCTTACCAGAGATATATTGGTGATGATGATCCAGATTGGACTTACGGTATTACAAATACTTTTAAGTATAAAAATCTTAATTTATCATTCTTGTTTGATGGTAGAATAGGAGGTTTAATTTACTCTACTACAAATCAAAAAATGTGGTGGGGAGGTAAGCACAAAGGCACAGTAAAACAATTTAGAGATGATGCAAATAACGGTATTAGTTCTTATATAGCACCGGGAGTAAAGGTTGTAAGCGGTACAGCAACGTATGATGTTAATGGTAATATTACTAGTGATACGCGTACATATGCCCCTAATGATGTTGCTGTTAACTACATTAACTTTATGCAGACAACCAGTAACGGTCAAAATAAAAACTACCACTATTATAAAGAGTCTTTTGTAAAACTTAGAGAGGTTACATTAACATATAATTTTCCAAAAAAAGCATTAACAAACACACCTATACATGAGTTTAGTCTGTCCTTAATTGGACGTAACCTTTGGTTAAATTCTGATGTGCCAAATGTAGATCCAGATTCTGGTGTAGATGCATTGCAGGCTCCGTCAACTAGGAATATTGGACTTAACTTAAATGTAAAATTTTAA
- the rseP gene encoding RIP metalloprotease RseP, with protein MELFIQIVQFILIISVLVILHELGHFIPAKYFKTKVEKFYLFFDVKFSLFKKKIGDTVYGIGWLPLGGYVKIAGMIDESMDTEQMKSEPQPWEFRSKPAWQRLIIMLGGVTVNFFLAWFIYTMLLFNNGDTYIPADNLKHGILIDSIGEQLGLKTGDKILAIDGKKSKKFTDAVLDIILGDEVTVKRDGKEITVPLSAEGKEAVFSTQGRNFLSYRQKATIDSVVSGMVAEKAGVLKGDEIVAVNGQKTSYWNEFVGVIKKSPEKEIELEVLRNGQPKTLRMTVPEEAAIGVVLNREDLFVTDTYSFGAAIPEGFNKTIEVLTKQIRPFKVIFNTKTGAYKQVKGPIGIVEMMPKQWNWTFIWNFMAMFSVWLAFLNILPIPALDGGHVMFLLYEIISGRPPSEKVLEKGQIVGFVILMGLMAIVFGNDIWNIIKKFI; from the coding sequence ATGGAATTATTTATTCAGATAGTACAGTTCATATTAATTATATCAGTGCTTGTTATTTTGCATGAACTGGGGCATTTTATTCCTGCCAAATATTTTAAAACTAAAGTAGAGAAGTTTTACTTGTTTTTTGATGTGAAATTTTCACTTTTTAAAAAGAAGATAGGTGATACTGTTTACGGTATTGGCTGGCTGCCTTTAGGTGGTTATGTTAAAATTGCCGGTATGATAGACGAAAGTATGGATACCGAGCAAATGAAGAGTGAACCACAACCTTGGGAATTTAGAAGCAAGCCGGCTTGGCAACGTTTAATTATAATGTTGGGTGGTGTAACAGTTAACTTCTTTTTAGCTTGGTTTATTTATACAATGTTACTGTTTAATAACGGAGATACTTATATACCTGCAGATAATTTAAAGCACGGAATTTTAATAGATTCTATTGGTGAGCAACTAGGACTTAAAACAGGAGATAAAATTTTAGCTATAGATGGCAAAAAAAGTAAAAAATTTACAGATGCCGTATTAGATATTATTTTAGGAGATGAGGTTACTGTTAAAAGAGACGGTAAAGAAATTACAGTGCCGTTAAGTGCAGAAGGTAAAGAGGCTGTTTTTAGTACGCAAGGAAGAAACTTTTTAAGTTATAGACAAAAAGCAACCATTGATAGTGTTGTGTCTGGTATGGTAGCCGAAAAAGCAGGTGTTCTTAAAGGAGATGAGATTGTTGCTGTTAACGGACAAAAGACCTCGTATTGGAATGAGTTTGTTGGAGTGATTAAAAAATCACCTGAAAAGGAAATAGAGTTAGAGGTTTTACGTAACGGACAGCCAAAAACATTACGAATGACGGTTCCTGAGGAAGCGGCAATAGGAGTTGTGTTAAATAGAGAAGATTTATTTGTTACAGATACTTATAGTTTTGGCGCAGCAATACCAGAAGGCTTTAACAAAACAATTGAGGTGCTAACTAAACAAATTAGGCCGTTTAAAGTTATTTTTAACACTAAAACAGGAGCTTACAAACAAGTAAAAGGCCCAATTGGAATTGTAGAGATGATGCCAAAACAGTGGAACTGGACATTTATTTGGAACTTTATGGCAATGTTCTCTGTATGGTTGGCTTTTTTAAACATTTTACCTATTCCTGCACTAGATGGCGGACACGTTATGTTTTTATTATATGAAATTATTTCTGGACGTCCACCAAGTGAAAAAGTGTTAGAGAAAGGGCAAATTGTTGGTTTTGTAATACTTATGGGATTAATGGCAATTGTCTTTGGAAACGACATCTGGAATATTATAAAGAAATTTATATAA
- a CDS encoding CBU_0592 family membrane protein, translating into MFSIIGWLGALLFVVSYLLLSIGKLSSKSKVYHILNILGAVCLIINGFALNDFPNVVVNAVWACIGLYAIVKVVK; encoded by the coding sequence ATGTTTTCTATAATAGGTTGGCTCGGGGCCTTATTGTTTGTAGTGTCTTACTTGTTGTTAAGCATAGGTAAACTATCATCTAAATCTAAAGTGTACCATATTTTAAATATATTAGGTGCTGTATGCTTAATTATTAATGGCTTTGCGTTAAATGATTTTCCTAATGTTGTAGTTAACGCTGTATGGGCTTGTATTGGGCTCTACGCTATTGTTAAGGTTGTTAAATAA
- a CDS encoding FeoA family protein has product MSTTVAQLKKGQRGIIKDFSEDTLPIKLLEMGCLPGNVVELIQIAPLKDPIYINVNGSHIAIRKSTATLIEVDLIE; this is encoded by the coding sequence TTGAGCACTACTGTAGCACAACTAAAAAAAGGGCAAAGAGGAATTATTAAAGATTTCTCTGAAGACACCTTACCAATAAAACTCTTAGAAATGGGATGTTTGCCAGGTAACGTTGTAGAACTTATACAGATTGCTCCTCTAAAAGACCCTATTTACATTAACGTAAATGGCTCACATATAGCGATAAGAAAATCTACTGCTACCTTAATAGAAGTAGATTTAATTGAATGA